From Anopheles coluzzii chromosome 3, AcolN3, whole genome shotgun sequence, the proteins below share one genomic window:
- the LOC120958678 gene encoding uncharacterized protein LOC120958678 isoform X2: MLAATTLFKMLLVTSILSQAVHCQRLLGRSRREATNTPLSSTDAPVEVSEAVDKQSATGEVLSTAASTRTQRSYYGGGSSERLFDLGGLLGSRTYYSGNRGYYPSGGYYPQGGYYPQGGYLPQGGYYPGGGYGGSGYYPGTNTLGVGSPAYGGGSYGGYGGYGGFGAPPVF; encoded by the exons atgttggCCGCAACTACACTGTTCAAG ATGCTGCTGGTGACCTCGATACTGTCGCAAGCGGTCCACTGTCAGCGGTTGCTGGGGCGGAGTCGCCGGGAAGCGACGAACACACCGTTGTCGTCCACCGATGCGCCGGTTGAGGTAAGTGAAGCTGTCGACAAACAGTCGGCCACCGGGGAGGTGTTGAGTACGGCCGCTTCGACAAGGACACAGCGCAGCTACTACGGCGGTGGCTCGAGTGAAAGAT TGTTCGATCTGGGCGGGCTGCTGGGAAGCCGCACCTACTACTCGGGTAATCGGGGCTATTACCCGTCCGGTGGGTACTACCCGCAGGGTGGTTACTACCCACAGGGCGGTTATCTGCCGCAGGGAGGCTACTATCCG GGAGGCGGCTATGGCGGATCGGGCTACTACCCGGGCACGAACACGCTGGGCGTCGGATCGCCTGCGTACGGTGGCGGCAGCTACGGCGGTTATGGCGGCTACGGCGGCTTCGGAG CACCACCGGTATTTTAG
- the LOC120958678 gene encoding prisilkin-39-like isoform X1, which yields MLAATTLFKMLLVTSILSQAVHCQRLLGRSRREATNTPLSSTDAPVEVSEAVDKQSATGEVLSTAASTRTQRSYYGGGSSERLFDLGGLLGSRTYYSGNRGYYPSGGYYPQGGYYPQGGYLPQGGYYPGGGYGGSGYYPGTNTLGVGSPAYGGGSYGGYGGYGGFGGNGGLQSYYGYNNDNYYGNRNLGYGYYSGTSPSGYVGSTLVSGFRGYN from the exons atgttggCCGCAACTACACTGTTCAAG ATGCTGCTGGTGACCTCGATACTGTCGCAAGCGGTCCACTGTCAGCGGTTGCTGGGGCGGAGTCGCCGGGAAGCGACGAACACACCGTTGTCGTCCACCGATGCGCCGGTTGAGGTAAGTGAAGCTGTCGACAAACAGTCGGCCACCGGGGAGGTGTTGAGTACGGCCGCTTCGACAAGGACACAGCGCAGCTACTACGGCGGTGGCTCGAGTGAAAGAT TGTTCGATCTGGGCGGGCTGCTGGGAAGCCGCACCTACTACTCGGGTAATCGGGGCTATTACCCGTCCGGTGGGTACTACCCGCAGGGTGGTTACTACCCACAGGGCGGTTATCTGCCGCAGGGAGGCTACTATCCG GGAGGCGGCTATGGCGGATCGGGCTACTACCCGGGCACGAACACGCTGGGCGTCGGATCGCCTGCGTACGGTGGCGGCAGCTACGGCGGTTATGGCGGCTACGGCGGCTTCGGAGGTAATGGTGGGCTGCAGTCGTACTACGGCTacaacaacgacaactacTACGGCAACCGCAACCTGGGCTATGGCTACTACAGCGGTACCTCACCGTCCGGCTACGTAGGCTCCACCCTTGTTAGCGGTTTCCGTGGCTACAACTAA
- the LOC120958755 gene encoding fatty acyl-CoA reductase wat-like: protein MAAKGNSADRNAPELNRVLSFYRNSTILLTGGTGFLGKVLLEKILRCLGVRKVFLAVRIKDGRKPAERLQELLKDALFDRLRQDATVEQLLERVEPVEISLEAGDGLGLGMDETTETRLLQQTDIIFNVLASVKFNESIKNAVDTNVGGTRRVLQLARRMQRLKAVVHVSTLYSNCDRTHIRERVYDDTLLRPEAVLNLSKLLSADEMDGLQHCLLGSLPNTYTYSKKCAESLIQQHFSDLPVGIFRPPIVLSTYREPIAGWTDNLNGPAGLCLWTVKGYVRIIHGNGRKKANLVPVDYCVNALLVAGFDVADRSMARDPAQDSRSGWETVQPVPVYNYLYDRPNLTWGRYMGTVSMGFDGWIKRLCWPHSYTIVPNRALFRVLSLCCHTVPAWLLDFVRQLRGKRPLYRRMAAKTNRFLETMAYFGLREWQIANENVVRLRTLLTPTEASLLEFDLSTVDWDEYFQAYIPGIRRYYLGELPAARDRTNPAQPLAWNRRIQFLCRLLHRLMWVLICLKLGHRLYVRRNLFSILIA from the exons ATGGCCGCAAAAGGAAATTCCGCCGACCGGAACGCACCCGAGCTGAACCGTGTGTTGAGTTTTTATCGCAATTCCACTATCCTGCTGACGGGTGGGACAGGGTTTCTCGGCAAGGTGCTGCTCGAGAAGATACTGCGCTGCCTCGGTGTGCGGAAAGTGTTTCTAGCGGTGCGGATTAAGGATGGTCGCAAGCCGGCCGAACGATTGCAGGAACTGCTCAAGGATGCG CTGTTCGATAGGCTGCGGCAGGACGCCACCGTCGAGCAGCTGCTCGAACGTGTCGAACCGGTCGAAATTTCGCTCGAAGCGGGCGACGGGCTCGGGCTAGGAATGGATGAAACGACCGAAACCCGCCTACTCCAACAGACGGACATCATCTTCAATGTGCTAGCGTCGGTGAAGTTTAACGAAAGCATTAAGAATGCCGTCGACACGAATGTCGGCGGTACGCGTCGAGTGTTGCAGCTGGCGCGACGCATGCAACGGCTAAAAGCGGTCGTGCACGTGTCCACCCTGTACTCGAACTGCGACCGGACACACATCCGCGAGCGTGTGTACGATGATACGCTGCTACGACCGGAAGCTGTACTAAAT CTGTCGAAGCTGCTGTCAGCCGACGAGATGGACGGGTTGCAACACTGTCTGCTCGGCTCGCTGCCCAACACGTACACGTACAGCAAAAAGTGTGCCGAGTCGCTAATTCAGCAGCACTTTTCGGACTTGCCAGTTGGCATTTTTCGGCCTCCAATAG TCCTCTCAACGTACCGCGAACCGATCGCGGGCTGGACGGACAATCTGAACGGCCCGGCCGGACTGTGCCTGTGGACGGTGAAGGGTTACGTGCGCATCATCCACGGCAATGGGCGCAAAAAGGCAAATCTCGTCCCGGTGGACTACTGCGTGAATGCGCTGCTGGTGGCGGGCTTTGATGTGGCCGACCGATCGATGGCGCGGGACCCAGCGCAGGATAGTCGGTCGGGCTGGGAAACGGTGCAACCGGTGCCGGTGTACAACTATCTGTACGACCGGCCCAACCTTACGTGGGGCCGGTACATGGGCACGGTGTCGATGGGATTTGACGGCTGGATCAAGCGACTCTGCTG gCCTCATTCGTACACAATTGTCCCGAACAGGGCCCTGTTCCGGGTGCTTTCCCTCTGCTGCCATACCGTACCGGCCTGGCTGCTGGATTTTGTCCGTCAGCTGCGCGGTAAACGGCCCCT CTACCGGCGAATGGCAGCCAAGACGAACCGATTCCTCGAAACGATGGCCTACTTCGGGCTGCGGGAGTGGCAAATAGCGAACGAAAACGTGGTTCGCTTGCGGACGCTGCTGACGCCCACCGAAGCGTCCCTGCTCGAGTTCGATCTGTCCACCGTCGACTGGGACGAGTACTTCCAGGCCTACATACCCGGCATACGGCGCTACTACTTGGGCGAGCTGCCGGCTGCCCGGGATCGCACCAACCCGGCCCAACCGCTGGCCTGGAATCGGAG GATACAGTTTCTGTGCCGACTGCTGCACCGGCTGATGTGGGTTTTGATCTGCTTAAAGTTGGGCCACCGACTGTACGTGCGGCGCAATTTATTTTCGATTTTGATCGCATAA
- the LOC120958998 gene encoding RYamide receptor-like, translating to MQATDVTAYHTAYNYTLNQSDVRIVLEDENLYKVPIGLLVLLSLFYGTISILAVIGNSLVIWIVLTTKQMQTITNMFIANLALADVTIGVFAIPFQFQAALLQRWNLPEFMCPFCPFVQLISVNVSVFTLTAIAVDRHRAIINPLRARTSKNISKFVISTIWMLSFALAAPILFALRVRPVSYIALGGMNETYTNITVPFCKVVNFEHGEIQLYRYVLVLVQYFVPLFVISFVYIQMALRLWGSKTPGNAQDSRDITMLKNKKKVIKMLIIVVALFGVCWFPLQLYNILHVTWPEINEYRFINIIWFVCDWLAMSNSCYNPFIYGIYNEKFKREFRKRYPFKRDQTYNHNHESDKTSSIFTRVSSVRSTYATSSIRNKLSTNRYSGSKQLPAQFKFPPAGHHFPHHPVGGGHLHELSFGGPRKGAGEGLSVTSGTVTTNFGQNRPPSWEKRMEEPRQNEHDKLIVSSAASLDQQLASRQLTEDSVGPSDGFGSRIGAARRNGSARESTCTVRMALNHPHPDSGGESGGDGEPNRAHSNGTADAKGGHLYCNDLEQLGPYFD from the exons ATGCAGGCAACGGACGTTACCGCATATCACACCGCTTACAACTACACCCTCAATCAGTCGGACGTACGGATTGTGTTGGAGGATG AAAATCTGTACAAAGTCCCGATTGgcctgctggtgctgctgtcccTGTTTTACGGCACCATCAGCATACTGGCGGTGATAGGCAACTCTCTCGTCATCTGGATCGTCCTCACCACCAAGCAGATGCAGACGATCACGAACATGTTCATCGCCAATTTGGCGCTGGCCGACGTCACCATTGGCGTGTTCGCCATCCCGTTCCAGTTCCAGGCGGCCCTGCTCCAGCGCTGGAATCTGCCCGAGTTTATGTGCCCGTTCTGCCCGTTCGTGCAGCTGATCAGCGTGAACGTGTCTGTCTTCACGCTGACGGCCATCGCGGTGGATCGGCACCGGGCCATCATTAATCCGCTCAG AGCTCGAACGTCGAAAAACATCTCCAAGTTTGTCATCAGCACCATCTGGATGCTGTCCTTTGCGCTGGCCGCACCGATCCTGTTTGCGCTGCGAGTACGCCCAGTGTCCTACATTGCGCTCG GCGGCATGAACGAAACGTACACAAACATTACCGTCCCGTTCTGTAAGGTGGTCAACTTTGAGCATGGGGAAATTCAGCTCTACCGGTACGTGCTCGTGCTGGTGCAGTACTTTGTGCCGCTGTTCGTCATCAGCTTCGTTTACATACAGATGGCCCTGCGGCTGTGGGGCTCCAAGACGCCCGGCAATGCGCAGGACTCGCGCGACATTACGATGctgaagaacaagaagaaa GTTATCAAAATGCTGATTATCGTGGTGGCACTGTTTGGCGTCTGCTGGTTTCCGCTGCAGCTGTACAACATCCTGCACGTGACGTGGCCGGAAATCAATGA ATATCGCTTTATCAACATCATTTGGTTCGTGTGCGATTGGCTTGCGATGAGCAACAGCTGCTACAATCCGTTTATCTACGGCATTTATAAC GAAAAGTTTAAGCGCGAGTTCCGCAAACGCTACCCGTTCAAGCGCGACCAAACGTACAACCACAACCACGAGTCGGACAAAACGTCATCGATTTTTACGCGCGTCAGCTCGGTCCGGTCGACGTACGCCACCTCCTCGATACGGAACAAGCTGAGCACGAACCGGTACTCGGGATCGAAGCAGCTGCCGGCACAGTTCAAATTTCCACCCGCTGGGCATCACTTTCCGCACCACCCCGTGGGCGGTGGCCATCTGCACGAGCTGTCCTTCGGCGGGCCAAGGAAAGGTGCCGGCGAGGGTTTGAGCGTCACTAGCGGTACCGTTACGACCAACTTCGGGCAAAACCGGCCTCCTAGCTGGGAGAAACGGATGGAAGAACCACGGCAGAACGAGCACGATAAGCTGATTGTATCTTCCGCTGCCAGCCTAGATCAGCAGCTAGCGTCACGTCAGCTCACCGAAGACAGTGTCGGTCCGTCCGATGGCTTCGGAAGCCGGATAGGAGCGGCCAGACGGAACGGGTCCGCGCGAGAATCCACCTGCACCGTCCGAATGGCGCTGAACCATCCCCACCCGGACAGTGGTGGCGAGAGCGGTGGGGACGGTGAGCCTAATCGAGCACATTCGAACGGTACAGCTGACGCCAAGGGTGGTCATTTGTACTGTAATGATTTGGAGCAGCTCGGCCCGTACTTTGACTGA